A single window of Loxodonta africana isolate mLoxAfr1 chromosome 10, mLoxAfr1.hap2, whole genome shotgun sequence DNA harbors:
- the TRAF3 gene encoding TNF receptor-associated factor 3 isoform X1, with protein sequence MEPSKKMDPPGSLQTNPPLKPTSDRSAGAAGFVPEQGGYKEKFVKTVEDKYKCEKCRLVLCNPRQTECGHRFCETCMAALLSSASPKCTACQESIVKDKVFKDNCCKREILALQIYCRNESRGCAEQLTLGLLLVHLKNDCQFEELPCVRADCKEKVLRKDLCDHVEKACKYREATCNHCKSQVPMITLQKHEDTECPCVVVSCPHKCSVQTLLRSELSAHLSECVNAPSTCSFKRYGCVFQGTNQQIKAHEASSAVQHVNLLKEWSNSLEKKVSLLQNESVEKNKSIQSLHNQICSFEIEIERQKEMLRNNESKILHLQRVIDSQAEKLKELDKEIRPFRQNWEEADSMKSSVESLQNRVTELESVDKSAGQAVRNTGLLESQLSRHDQMLSVHDIRLADMDLRFQVLETASYNGVLVWKIRDYRRRKQEAVMGKTLSLYSQPFYTGYFGYKMCARVYLNGDGMGKGTHLSLFFVIMRGEYDALLPWPFKQKVTLMLMDQGSSRRHLGDAFKPDPNSSSFKKPTGEMNIASGCPVFVAQTVLENGTYIKDDTIFIKVIVDTSDLPDP encoded by the exons ATGGAGCCCAGTAAAAAGATGGACCCCCCAGGCTCCCTGCAGACCAACCCCCCGCTGAAGCCGACTTCTGACCGCAGTGCTGGGGCAGCCGGGTTTGTCCCCGAGCAAGGGGGCTACAAGGAGAAGTTTGTGAAGACCGTGGAGGACAAGTACAAGTGCGAAAAGTGCCGCCTTGTCCTGTGCAACCCGAGGCAGACGGAGTGTGGACACCGGTTCTGTGAGACCTGCATGGCTGCCCTGCTGAG CTCCGCTAGTCCGAAGTGTACTGCGTGTCAAGAAAGCATCGTTAAAGATAAG GTGTTTAAGGACAATTGCTGCAAGAGAGAGATCCTAGCTCTTCAGATCTATTGTCGGAATGAAAGCCGGGGCTGTGCAGAACAGCTAACCCTGGGGCTTCTGCTG gtacatttaaaaaatgattgccAATTTGAAGAACTTCCATGTGTCCGTGCTGACTGCAAAGAAAAAGTATTGAGAAAAGACCTCTGTGACCACGTGGAAAAGGCCTGTAAATACCGCGAGGCCACGTGCAATCACTGTAAAAGCCAGGTTCCAATGATCACCTTGCAG AAACACGAGGACACTGAGTGCCCCTGCGTGGTGGTTTCCTGTCCCCATAAGTGTAGCGTCCAGACACTTCTGAGGAGCGAG TTGAGTGCACACTTGTCAGAGTGTGTCAATGCCCCCAGCACCTGTAGTTTTAAGCGTTATGGCTGCGTTTTTCAG GGAACAAACCAGCAGATTAAGGCACACGAGGCCAGCTCTGCAGTGCAGCACGTGAACTTACTGAAGGAATGGAGCAATTCTCTGGAGAAGAAG GTTTCCTTGCTGCAGAATGAAAGCGTAGAGAAAAACAAGAGCATTCAAAGCTTGCACAATCAGATCTGTAGCTTCGAAATTGAAattgagagacaaaaggaaatGCTTCGAAATAATGAATCCAAGATACTTCACTTACAG CGAGTAATTGACAGCCAAGCagagaaactgaaagaactgGACAAAGAGATCCGTCCCTTCCGGCAGAACTGGGAGGAGGCCGACAGCATGAAGAGCAGTGTAGAGTCCCTGCAGAACAgagtgacagagctggagagcGTGGACAAGAGTGCAGGGCAGGCCGTGCGCAACACGG GCTTGCTGGAGTCGCAGCTGAGCCGGCACGACCAGATGCTGAGCGTCCATGACATCCGCCTGGCTGACATGGACCTGCGCTTCCAGGTTCTGGAGACCGCCAGCTACAACGGCGTGCTGGTCTGGAAGATTCGTGACTACAGGCGGCGGAAGCAGGAGGCCGTCATGGGCAAGACCCTGTCTCTCTACAGCCAGCCCTTCTACACCGGCTACTTTGGCTATAAGATGTGTGCCAGGGTCTATCTGAACGGGGACGGAATGGGCAAGGGGACGCACTTGTCACTGTTTTTTGTCATTATGCGTGGAGAGTATGACGCTCTGCTCCCTTGGCCATTCAAGCAGAAAGTGACGCTCATGTTGATGGACCAGGGGTCCTCTCGGCGCCATCTGGGAGACGCATTCAAGCCCGACCCCAACAGCAGTAGCTTCAAGAAGCCCACTGGAGAGATGAATATTGCTTCTGGCTGCCCAGTCTTTGTGGCCCAAACTGTTCTAGAAAACGGGACATATATTAAAGATGATACGATTTTTATTAAAGTCATAGTGGATACTTCAGATCTGCCCGACCCCTGA
- the TRAF3 gene encoding TNF receptor-associated factor 3 isoform X2 produces MEPSKKMDPPGSLQTNPPLKPTSDRSAGAAGFVPEQGGYKEKFVKTVEDKYKCEKCRLVLCNPRQTECGHRFCETCMAALLSSASPKCTACQESIVKDKVFKDNCCKREILALQIYCRNESRGCAEQLTLGLLLVHLKNDCQFEELPCVRADCKEKVLRKDLCDHVEKACKYREATCNHCKSQVPMITLQKHEDTECPCVVVSCPHKCSVQTLLRSEGTNQQIKAHEASSAVQHVNLLKEWSNSLEKKVSLLQNESVEKNKSIQSLHNQICSFEIEIERQKEMLRNNESKILHLQRVIDSQAEKLKELDKEIRPFRQNWEEADSMKSSVESLQNRVTELESVDKSAGQAVRNTGLLESQLSRHDQMLSVHDIRLADMDLRFQVLETASYNGVLVWKIRDYRRRKQEAVMGKTLSLYSQPFYTGYFGYKMCARVYLNGDGMGKGTHLSLFFVIMRGEYDALLPWPFKQKVTLMLMDQGSSRRHLGDAFKPDPNSSSFKKPTGEMNIASGCPVFVAQTVLENGTYIKDDTIFIKVIVDTSDLPDP; encoded by the exons ATGGAGCCCAGTAAAAAGATGGACCCCCCAGGCTCCCTGCAGACCAACCCCCCGCTGAAGCCGACTTCTGACCGCAGTGCTGGGGCAGCCGGGTTTGTCCCCGAGCAAGGGGGCTACAAGGAGAAGTTTGTGAAGACCGTGGAGGACAAGTACAAGTGCGAAAAGTGCCGCCTTGTCCTGTGCAACCCGAGGCAGACGGAGTGTGGACACCGGTTCTGTGAGACCTGCATGGCTGCCCTGCTGAG CTCCGCTAGTCCGAAGTGTACTGCGTGTCAAGAAAGCATCGTTAAAGATAAG GTGTTTAAGGACAATTGCTGCAAGAGAGAGATCCTAGCTCTTCAGATCTATTGTCGGAATGAAAGCCGGGGCTGTGCAGAACAGCTAACCCTGGGGCTTCTGCTG gtacatttaaaaaatgattgccAATTTGAAGAACTTCCATGTGTCCGTGCTGACTGCAAAGAAAAAGTATTGAGAAAAGACCTCTGTGACCACGTGGAAAAGGCCTGTAAATACCGCGAGGCCACGTGCAATCACTGTAAAAGCCAGGTTCCAATGATCACCTTGCAG AAACACGAGGACACTGAGTGCCCCTGCGTGGTGGTTTCCTGTCCCCATAAGTGTAGCGTCCAGACACTTCTGAGGAGCGAG GGAACAAACCAGCAGATTAAGGCACACGAGGCCAGCTCTGCAGTGCAGCACGTGAACTTACTGAAGGAATGGAGCAATTCTCTGGAGAAGAAG GTTTCCTTGCTGCAGAATGAAAGCGTAGAGAAAAACAAGAGCATTCAAAGCTTGCACAATCAGATCTGTAGCTTCGAAATTGAAattgagagacaaaaggaaatGCTTCGAAATAATGAATCCAAGATACTTCACTTACAG CGAGTAATTGACAGCCAAGCagagaaactgaaagaactgGACAAAGAGATCCGTCCCTTCCGGCAGAACTGGGAGGAGGCCGACAGCATGAAGAGCAGTGTAGAGTCCCTGCAGAACAgagtgacagagctggagagcGTGGACAAGAGTGCAGGGCAGGCCGTGCGCAACACGG GCTTGCTGGAGTCGCAGCTGAGCCGGCACGACCAGATGCTGAGCGTCCATGACATCCGCCTGGCTGACATGGACCTGCGCTTCCAGGTTCTGGAGACCGCCAGCTACAACGGCGTGCTGGTCTGGAAGATTCGTGACTACAGGCGGCGGAAGCAGGAGGCCGTCATGGGCAAGACCCTGTCTCTCTACAGCCAGCCCTTCTACACCGGCTACTTTGGCTATAAGATGTGTGCCAGGGTCTATCTGAACGGGGACGGAATGGGCAAGGGGACGCACTTGTCACTGTTTTTTGTCATTATGCGTGGAGAGTATGACGCTCTGCTCCCTTGGCCATTCAAGCAGAAAGTGACGCTCATGTTGATGGACCAGGGGTCCTCTCGGCGCCATCTGGGAGACGCATTCAAGCCCGACCCCAACAGCAGTAGCTTCAAGAAGCCCACTGGAGAGATGAATATTGCTTCTGGCTGCCCAGTCTTTGTGGCCCAAACTGTTCTAGAAAACGGGACATATATTAAAGATGATACGATTTTTATTAAAGTCATAGTGGATACTTCAGATCTGCCCGACCCCTGA